Below is a window of Camelina sativa cultivar DH55 chromosome 11, Cs, whole genome shotgun sequence DNA.
GGTCTGGGGCATCTGAGGATATGAATTGTTGTTGTTAACCGGTTGAGCATGTGTGAAGGGAGCCTGTGCCGGATGCATTTGAGAAGAAAACAGACTCCCTGACTCCGCAGTGGGACTAAAGTCTTGGTGCTGAGCTTCCCATGGCGGTGGTGGAAATGCCATACTGTCTTGGGCATCTTCTTCACATTACATAATCaccacaaaaataacaaataaggATTATTATGTATGAGACGCACTCAATCCAAAAGAGTGAAACGCTTTCACGTTGTTCAACATAtgtcttaaaagttaaaatttgtACTTTAAACTCAGATATATTACCGTAAGAGGGCTGGTGTGGCTGTTGAAACTGCTGGGGTTGAGCAGGCTGATTGCTCCACGGAGAAGAGGCTCCTTGCCCGTATGATGGCTGCTCAAATTGTTGATAACCCATTTGAGGAGAAAATCCATTGGATTGTTGTAATCCAGCTTCTCCAGCTTGGCTATTTGGTTGCTGGTGCGGTTGAGGATTCAAAGGACTACTCTGGGGAGCTGGATTGCCAGTTGGTGCAGTTGCAGGACTTGGATTATTAGTATTGTCTGAGAACATATCAATAAGGGCAAGTGCATTTTGATCTGATGCAACAGGACTTGCTGGTTGAGGTGGTCCAACAGGAACAAGGGCGAGATCATCGCCACTGAGGAGATCTATTTTAGAATTGGCTGGACCATTAGTTACAGGTGGTGCAGGGAGGGCCAACTGATTTAAAACCCCGTTACCAGAGCTTGATGTAGCCCTGTAAAAATGTTGGACATAGTACAAATCAATAGCTATGTAATAAGACATAAGAATTTTTACCAGGTCACTTGGTCCAAAACCCCAGTTCTTACTTGGTAAGATAAGAGACAAATCAACACcgtttatatgaaaatgattATACTGTTACTCTGAAATTCATAAGTAACTTTTCGTTTTCACATCTAGATTGTAATAGTTTTGATGTGTAAGCCATATATCAGGCTCAAGCTTGCAGCTAAGATTGGTAACCCATATCCAAAAATAGGTGATTTGATTTTATCCAACATTCTTGGATGCATAACTATCAAGTTTGGTCTAACGTACCCGTTTGCCTGACTACTGCTGTCACCAGTATCAATAAGTGGACCATCAACATCTACTAGAGATTTTCCAGTCTCGGACTTGGGCTTCTCAATTTGAGCAGAAGTGCCAGGTAATCCAGAAGCGATTGCTTCATAACTGGTTAAGACACGCTGCAAGTCATCATTCAAAGCGAGACCTTGACATAACAAACCCTCGTccctgaaaaagaaaattgcatGGTAAATAAGCTTAATATCAAATCTCATCAAATGGATTAAGTACGAGTCTGCGATAATTCTTAATGAAGTTATCTCCCCACTCTCTTACATAAGAAACCATAACCCACACAAAACGTGAGTACTACACCAATGGCCCAATCTCGCTTTCAATCTAATACATACAGCTTAACCAGCTAGAACCCATGGTTAATCCACAGTTGCTTCTATTACTTAGGACACCTGGAGTCTGTGGGCCTCTAAAAACACAATATCTGTGCCTCTTCAGAAAGTAATTGAATTACCATAGAAGTTTACGTACATAAAATTGCCTGGTGTAATATACGCATGCATAAAAACCAATCATTCGCAGCTTAATCTAGTAGTTATTTGTATGCATATTACAAAATGAGAATATAAAAAGAGATCTTATCGCACTCCAAGCATTATAACTTATATGAGATATGAAGAGAGATAACTAAATAGAATCAGAGAGGAAATTAAAGAGCTCTTACGAAGTTGAGTTGACTAGGTGTACCACTCTTTGTTTGTACGTACGACACTGCTCCACCAAATCAACCATCACCTCCTGTTTGAGATCCTGaataaatccaaaaaatgaGCGGAATTATCATCCTGAGATAcgtacaaaacaaaataattaaatcccACAATTGCAATGCCCAAGAAGAATTCAGAAAATGTTCCtcttattttagtttattttgcaTATAGGATATAGTCAACACTTGCAAACAGATAGTTAAAAACACTTTGCAACTAAATCGTGGTACCTCCTTGTTTCCAGGCTCTAATGCACTCAGCATTTCTGCAAGCACATCCATGATACCTTTTGCATTTTGAATCTCCGACAAACTGAAAATGAATTTGACATGCAACAgaataaaattttgagaaacaatACTGAGCAACAAAGGCATACATATACGTCCTAAATAAAACAAGCATATAGACGCAAAGTCAACAAAGGCATACATACATGTCTAAAATTCTATGactttgttaaaaatttatttaacttaaaACAACGGAGTTGCAACAGAAGATATCTACCTTAAAGTCGGGAATTCTGGCTCTGCTGAAGGTTCAGGCACATCATTACCAGGTCCAGCATTACGAAGATTTGGAGGGTAAGACGTCAACGGTTGTGTTTGTGGAGGTGTGAACACAGGGGCAGATCTCTCTGATCTCTGAGGGAAAACAGCCCCAGCGCGCTGAAAAGGACATGAGTAAGCACTGGTGGTTAAGGCAAGAGTAGTGGAAGATTTCTAACAGAACTcacaagaagatcaaagaagaataTAGTATGACACATATTTAAATTTCAGCATGAGACATCTGGACATCCAGAGTCAGAAACAATACTCTACTGGAGGAAAAAATCGAAACCCAGAAAAACTATATCAAACGACAGTTTATTTAGACGTACCAACAATTCCTGGTATCCTGCATAGTATTGTGGATATCTTGCCCTAGGGCCACCAAAGGCCTCTTGCCATGTATCGATAAGGACCAGAATCTTCTCTTTGACATGAAAGTCCGGCTATATGCATCAGAAAAATTTGgatcagagagagggagaaagaaagataagagtTAATTATTCCCAACAAGACCAATTTGGAAGGACCCTTACCTTCTTCTTAACTATCCGGACCATTTCATGAATAACACCTTTCTCAGCCACATGCATATGAACCATGTCACCACAGTTCTTCACTATTGTCTCAAGCAGCTAGAACAATATATGCATGatgagtaaatataatataattacaaGTCAATCGAGAAAGATGAGATTACGTGAAAATAATGAATCAGCATATCATTCTTGTTAGGAAACTTTGTGAGACATAATATCCTCATCTTGTACATTAGTATCATGAAAAAGTAATCTCTGCTCATGTCAACCTCAACTGATAAAGAGAAGACTGACAAAAGcattttgaatttgaaactaGATGCGTAACTAAACGTTCAGGCTATCAATGAAGTAACCACAAAGGAATAGAAAAAAAGGAGACAGTAATCTGGGAGCTCACAGTTAAGGCAAGAAGTTGAGCTTTCGGATTCCTGCTCCCAATCCGTTTTTTAATGCCTTTCACAACATCTTTTGCTTGCCTGCGGAACAGTAACCAGTTTCAAATATCAGG
It encodes the following:
- the LOC104721550 gene encoding TOM1-like protein 2 isoform X2, giving the protein MVNAMVERATSEMLIGPDWAMNLEICDMLNSDPAQAKDVVKGIKKRIGSRNPKAQLLALTLLETIVKNCGDMVHMHVAEKGVIHEMVRIVKKKPDFHVKEKILVLIDTWQEAFGGPRARYPQYYAGYQELLRAGAVFPQRSERSAPVFTPPQTQPLTSYPPNLRNAGPGNDVPEPSAEPEFPTLSLSEIQNAKGIMDVLAEMLSALEPGNKEDLKQEVMVDLVEQCRTYKQRVVHLVNSTSDEGLLCQGLALNDDLQRVLTSYEAIASGLPGTSAQIEKPKSETGKSLVDVDGPLIDTGDSSSQANGATSSSGNGVLNQLALPAPPVTNGPANSKIDLLSGDDLALVPVGPPQPASPVASDQNALALIDMFSDNTNNPSPATAPTGNPAPQSSPLNPQPHQQPNSQAGEAGLQQSNGFSPQMGYQQFEQPSYGQGASSPWSNQPAQPQQFQQPHQPSYDAQDSMAFPPPPWEAQHQDFSPTAESGSLFSSQMHPAQAPFTHAQPVNNNNSYPQMPQTGQPVNNNSPYGQMPQAGQPVNNNSPYAQMPQGGMYMPNQPIQAQGQGYPPQQQQQQMMMAQFYAQQQHQQQQQQQAYGNQMGGYGYGYNQQQQGSSPYLDQQMYGLSIRDQTSHQVPSSTSTTSYLPPMKPKNKPEDKLFGDLVDISKFKPTKPTSGRAGTI
- the LOC104721550 gene encoding TOM1-like protein 2 isoform X1, encoding MVNAMVERATSEMLIGPDWAMNLEICDMLNSDPAQAKDVVKGIKKRIGSRNPKAQLLALTLLETIVKNCGDMVHMHVAEKGVIHEMVRIVKKKPDFHVKEKILVLIDTWQEAFGGPRARYPQYYAGYQELLRAGAVFPQRSERSAPVFTPPQTQPLTSYPPNLRNAGPGNDVPEPSAEPEFPTLSLSEIQNAKGIMDVLAEMLSALEPGNKEDLKQEVMVDLVEQCRTYKQRVVHLVNSTSDEGLLCQGLALNDDLQRVLTSYEAIASGLPGTSAQIEKPKSETGKSLVDVDGPLIDTGDSSSQANGATSSSGNGVLNQLALPAPPVTNGPANSKIDLLSGDDLALVPVGPPQPASPVASDQNALALIDMFSDNTNNPSPATAPTGNPAPQSSPLNPQPHQQPNSQAGEAGLQQSNGFSPQMGYQQFEQPSYGQGASSPWSNQPAQPQQFQQPHQPSYEDAQDSMAFPPPPWEAQHQDFSPTAESGSLFSSQMHPAQAPFTHAQPVNNNNSYPQMPQTGQPVNNNSPYGQMPQAGQPVNNNSPYAQMPQGGMYMPNQPIQAQGQGYPPQQQQQQMMMAQFYAQQQHQQQQQQQAYGNQMGGYGYGYNQQQQGSSPYLDQQMYGLSIRDQTSHQVPSSTSTTSYLPPMKPKNKPEDKLFGDLVDISKFKPTKPTSGRAGTI